A stretch of the Pseudomonas sp. ACM7 genome encodes the following:
- a CDS encoding glutamine synthetase family protein has product MSVPPRAVQLNEANAFLKEHPEVLYVDLLIADMNGVVRGKRIERTSLHKVYEKGINLPASLFALDINGSTVESTGLGLDIGDADRICYPIPDTLCNEPWQKRPTAQLLMTMHELEGEPFFADPREVLRQVVAKFDEMGLTICAAFELEFYLIDQENVNGRPQPPRSPISGKRPHSTQVYLIDDLDEYVDCLQDILEGAKEQGIPADAIVKESAPAQFEVNLHHVADPIKACDYAVLLKRLIKNIAYDHEMDTTFMAKPYPGQAGNGLHVHISILDRDGKNIFASEDPEQNAALRHAIGGVLETLPAQMAFLCPNVNSYRRFGAQFYVPNAPCWGLDNRTVAVRVPTGSADAVRLEHRVAGADANPYLLMASVLAGVHHGLTNKIEPGAPVEGNSYEQNEQSLPNNLRDALRELDDSEVMAKYIDPKYIDIFVACKESELEEFEHSISDLEYNWYLHTV; this is encoded by the coding sequence ATGTCGGTACCCCCGCGTGCCGTTCAGCTTAACGAAGCGAACGCGTTCCTTAAGGAACATCCTGAGGTTCTGTACGTTGACCTTCTGATTGCGGATATGAATGGTGTGGTGCGCGGCAAGCGCATTGAACGCACCAGCCTCCACAAGGTTTACGAGAAAGGCATCAACCTGCCGGCCTCTCTATTTGCTCTGGATATCAATGGCTCGACGGTGGAAAGCACCGGCTTGGGCCTGGACATCGGCGATGCTGACCGAATCTGCTATCCAATCCCTGACACCCTGTGCAACGAGCCTTGGCAGAAGCGCCCTACCGCGCAACTGTTAATGACCATGCACGAACTCGAAGGTGAACCTTTCTTCGCGGATCCCCGTGAAGTCCTGCGTCAAGTCGTTGCCAAGTTCGACGAGATGGGTCTGACCATCTGCGCCGCGTTCGAACTGGAGTTCTACTTGATCGACCAGGAGAACGTGAACGGTCGCCCACAACCACCTCGCTCGCCAATCTCCGGCAAACGCCCGCATTCGACACAGGTTTACCTGATCGACGACCTCGACGAATACGTCGACTGCCTCCAGGACATTCTGGAAGGTGCGAAAGAGCAAGGCATCCCTGCCGACGCGATCGTCAAGGAAAGTGCCCCGGCGCAGTTCGAAGTGAACCTGCACCACGTGGCCGACCCGATCAAGGCCTGCGACTACGCGGTCCTGCTCAAGCGTTTGATCAAAAACATCGCCTACGACCATGAAATGGACACCACCTTCATGGCCAAGCCTTATCCGGGCCAGGCGGGCAACGGTCTGCACGTACATATCTCGATTCTTGATAGAGACGGCAAAAACATTTTTGCCAGTGAGGATCCCGAGCAGAACGCCGCACTGCGTCACGCGATCGGCGGTGTGCTCGAGACCCTACCGGCGCAGATGGCTTTCCTCTGCCCGAACGTCAACTCCTACCGTCGTTTCGGCGCACAGTTCTACGTGCCGAACGCACCGTGCTGGGGTCTGGACAACCGTACTGTTGCAGTGCGTGTGCCGACTGGTTCCGCCGATGCGGTCCGTCTGGAACACCGCGTTGCCGGCGCCGATGCCAACCCGTACCTGCTGATGGCTTCGGTCCTGGCAGGCGTGCACCACGGCCTGACCAACAAGATCGAACCGGGCGCACCCGTGGAAGGCAACTCCTACGAGCAGAACGAGCAAAGCCTGCCGAACAACCTGCGCGATGCATTGCGTGAGCTGGACGACAGCGAAGTCATGGCCAAGTACATCGATCCGAAATACATCGATATCTTCGTGGCCTGTAAGGAAAGCGAGCTGGAGGAGTTCGAACACTCCATCTCCGACCTCGAGTACAACTGGTACCTGCATACCGTTTAA
- a CDS encoding OprD family porin codes for MNKSTLALAVAVGVLAQQAGAAGFIEDSKATLGLRNFYINNDNRDSAAGTPANKAAGVQSKAEEWGQGFDLRFISGYTQGTVGFGIDAIGLLGVRLDSGGGTNGASPATATNYGSYGGTVFPSKSNGEAVDNFSSLGLTAKAKISQTELKLGTLQPKLPVIVTNDGRLLPQTFQGGQITSNEIKDLTLVGGQIEHVKGRNSSNNEELSIAGANGRTASGRDSNKFIYGGGDYKITKDLTAQYYYGNLEDFYKQHFLGLVHNWSIGPGVLKSDLRYFNSSDDGANGHDSTYYSSGNYQGFRAGRGKVDNNLYSGLFLYSVAGHTFGGGYQVSNGSSDFPWLNQGDGSSAYIITDSQIAKFARAGERTWQARYSYDFAKVGLPGATAGIVYLRGDNIDTISSSSTAVAGSGRSEWERDLTLAYVVQEGPLKNLGLTWKNAMWRNDVPGQRDQDENRLIVSYSIPLL; via the coding sequence ATGAACAAGTCCACCTTGGCCCTGGCTGTGGCCGTAGGGGTTTTGGCGCAGCAGGCAGGCGCCGCCGGTTTCATCGAAGACAGCAAAGCTACATTGGGGCTGCGTAACTTCTACATCAATAACGATAACCGTGACAGTGCTGCTGGCACTCCTGCCAACAAGGCTGCCGGTGTTCAGAGCAAAGCTGAAGAATGGGGCCAAGGCTTCGACCTGCGCTTCATCTCCGGCTACACCCAAGGCACCGTCGGCTTCGGTATCGATGCTATCGGCCTGTTGGGCGTGCGTCTGGATTCCGGCGGTGGCACTAATGGTGCGAGCCCTGCAACTGCCACGAACTATGGTTCTTATGGCGGTACTGTTTTTCCAAGCAAGTCCAACGGCGAAGCAGTTGATAACTTCTCCAGCCTGGGCCTTACTGCTAAAGCCAAGATTTCCCAGACCGAATTGAAATTGGGCACCCTGCAGCCAAAACTGCCGGTGATCGTGACCAACGACGGTCGTCTGCTGCCGCAAACCTTCCAGGGCGGTCAGATCACTTCGAACGAGATCAAGGACCTGACACTGGTCGGTGGTCAGATCGAGCACGTCAAGGGTCGTAACTCCAGCAACAACGAAGAGTTGTCGATCGCTGGTGCAAACGGTCGTACTGCATCCGGCCGTGACAGCAACAAGTTCATCTACGGTGGTGGCGACTACAAAATCACCAAAGACCTGACTGCTCAGTACTACTACGGCAACCTGGAAGATTTCTACAAGCAACACTTCCTGGGTCTGGTTCACAACTGGTCGATCGGTCCTGGTGTGCTGAAGTCTGACTTGCGTTACTTCAACAGCTCTGACGATGGTGCCAACGGCCACGACTCGACTTACTACAGCTCCGGTAACTATCAGGGCTTCCGCGCTGGTCGGGGCAAAGTTGACAACAACCTTTACAGCGGCCTGTTCCTGTACTCCGTTGCCGGTCACACCTTCGGTGGTGGTTATCAGGTCAGCAACGGCAGCAGCGATTTCCCTTGGTTGAACCAGGGTGATGGCTCGTCGGCTTACATCATTACCGACTCGCAGATTGCCAAGTTCGCCCGTGCCGGCGAACGCACCTGGCAAGCTCGCTACTCGTATGATTTCGCCAAGGTTGGCTTGCCAGGCGCCACTGCCGGCATCGTTTACCTGCGCGGTGACAACATCGACACCATCAGCAGCTCCAGCACCGCAGTGGCCGGTTCCGGCCGTTCCGAATGGGAACGCGATCTGACCCTGGCTTACGTAGTCCAGGAAGGCCCACTGAAAAACCTGGGCCTCACGTGGAAAAACGCCATGTGGCGCAACGACGTCCCAGGCCAGCGCGACCAGGACGAAAACCGTCTGATCGTCAGCTACTCGATCCCGCTGTTGTAA
- a CDS encoding sulfonate ABC transporter substrate-binding protein, whose translation MRTVILRRGLVALFAAAVSFGVISQAQAETLRIGYQKYGTLVLLKAKGTLEKRLAAQGVDVQWTEFPGGPQLLEGLNVGSIDFGVTGETPPVFAQAAGADLLYVAYEPPAPHSEAILVPKDSAIKSVQDLKGKKVVLNKGSNVHYLLVRALEDAGLKYTDIQTVFLPPADARAAFERGSVDAWVIWDPYQAAAEQQLQARTLRDGQGIVDNHQFYLATKPYAQKNPEVIKTLVEEVRAVGEWSKANPEDVTKQVSPLLGLPADITLTSVKRQGYGALFLTPEVVAAQQKIADSFYQLKLIPKPLSIKDVIWTPPAAVAKAQ comes from the coding sequence ATGCGCACTGTCATTTTGCGTCGTGGTCTGGTCGCTCTGTTTGCTGCGGCTGTGTCCTTCGGCGTTATTTCTCAAGCTCAAGCCGAGACGCTAAGAATCGGTTATCAAAAGTACGGCACCCTGGTGCTGCTCAAAGCCAAAGGCACTTTGGAAAAACGCCTCGCCGCCCAAGGTGTGGACGTGCAATGGACTGAATTCCCCGGCGGCCCGCAACTGCTCGAAGGCCTGAACGTCGGCTCCATCGACTTCGGCGTTACAGGCGAAACTCCTCCCGTATTCGCTCAAGCAGCCGGCGCCGATCTGCTCTATGTCGCCTACGAACCACCCGCGCCGCACAGCGAAGCGATCCTGGTGCCGAAGGACTCGGCGATTAAATCGGTGCAGGACCTCAAGGGCAAGAAAGTCGTCCTGAACAAAGGCTCCAACGTTCACTATCTGCTGGTCCGCGCACTGGAAGATGCCGGCCTCAAATACACCGACATCCAGACCGTATTCCTGCCGCCGGCCGATGCCCGCGCTGCGTTCGAACGTGGCAGCGTCGATGCCTGGGTGATCTGGGACCCGTACCAGGCCGCCGCCGAACAACAGTTGCAGGCACGTACCCTGCGTGATGGCCAAGGCATCGTCGACAACCATCAGTTCTACCTCGCGACCAAGCCTTATGCGCAGAAAAATCCTGAGGTGATCAAGACCCTGGTGGAAGAAGTGCGCGCCGTCGGCGAATGGTCCAAGGCCAATCCCGAGGACGTGACTAAACAAGTCTCGCCACTGCTCGGTCTGCCGGCAGATATCACCCTGACGTCGGTGAAACGCCAAGGCTACGGCGCGTTGTTCCTCACGCCTGAAGTGGTCGCCGCGCAACAGAAAATCGCCGACAGCTTCTACCAGCTCAAGCTGATTCCAAAGCCGCTGAGCATCAAAGACGTGATCTGGACGCCTCCGGCGGCCGTTGCCAAAGCTCAGTAA
- a CDS encoding molybdopterin-binding protein: protein MTIKAINVRNQFKGSIKEIVLGDVLSEIDVQTASGIVTSVITTRSVKELELVVGSEVIAFVKSTEVSIAKL from the coding sequence ATGACAATCAAAGCCATCAACGTTCGCAACCAGTTCAAAGGCTCCATCAAGGAAATCGTACTCGGCGACGTGCTGTCCGAAATCGACGTACAGACCGCTTCCGGCATCGTCACCTCGGTGATCACCACTCGCTCGGTGAAAGAGCTGGAACTGGTGGTCGGCAGCGAAGTGATCGCGTTTGTGAAATCCACCGAGGTGTCGATCGCCAAGTTGTAA
- a CDS encoding gamma-glutamyl-gamma-aminobutyrate hydrolase family protein, translated as MSRLPLIGVTACSKQIGLHAYHISGDKYVRAVASAAKGLPVILPSLADLLAPSDILDGLDGILFTGSPSNIEPFHYSGPASAPGTAHDSARDATTLPLIRAAVEAGIPVLGICRGFQEMNVAFGGSLHQKVHEAGPFMDHREDDSLPLEGQYAPSHPVHIQPGGVLAGLGLASEIHVNSIHGQGVERLAPGLCVEALAPDGLIEAVSVPQGEGFALGVQWHPEWQVSSNPDYLAIFQAFGDACRKRALQRDADASNNA; from the coding sequence ATGTCTCGCCTGCCGTTAATCGGCGTGACCGCCTGCTCTAAGCAGATCGGTCTGCATGCTTATCACATCAGTGGCGACAAGTACGTCCGCGCCGTGGCCTCAGCGGCCAAGGGGCTGCCGGTGATTCTTCCGTCCCTGGCTGATTTGCTGGCACCGTCCGATATTCTGGACGGTCTGGATGGCATCCTCTTTACAGGCTCTCCTTCCAATATAGAACCGTTTCACTATAGCGGCCCAGCCAGCGCACCGGGCACTGCTCATGATTCTGCACGCGATGCCACCACCCTCCCGTTGATCCGCGCTGCAGTCGAGGCCGGTATTCCCGTACTCGGTATTTGCCGCGGCTTCCAGGAAATGAATGTGGCGTTCGGCGGCAGCCTGCATCAAAAAGTCCACGAAGCCGGTCCATTCATGGATCACCGTGAAGACGATAGCCTACCGCTTGAAGGACAGTATGCGCCAAGTCACCCGGTGCACATTCAACCGGGTGGTGTGCTCGCAGGTCTGGGCCTGGCGAGCGAGATACACGTCAATTCGATTCATGGTCAGGGCGTTGAACGTCTGGCGCCGGGTCTTTGCGTCGAGGCCTTGGCTCCCGACGGGTTGATCGAGGCAGTCTCGGTCCCGCAGGGCGAGGGTTTTGCTTTGGGAGTGCAATGGCATCCCGAATGGCAGGTAAGCTCAAACCCGGATTACCTTGCGATCTTTCAGGCATTTGGCGATGCCTGTCGTAAGCGCGCATTACAACGCGACGCCGATGCGTCAAACAACGCCTGA
- the ssuE gene encoding NADPH-dependent FMN reductase encodes MLVVSLGGSPSQRSRSGVLLERSQRWLQEQGVEVVSYQVRDFPAEDLLHARFDSPKVIDLLQQIENADGLLIATPIYKASFSGALKTVLDLLPERAQAHKVVLPMATGGSIAHMLAVDYALKPVLSALKAQEMLHGIFVVDSQIAYGEGSVQAQLAPELEERLNESLELFFSAMARRPKPIDPNLLNERLLSARWSI; translated from the coding sequence ATGCTGGTCGTCTCACTCGGTGGCAGTCCCAGCCAACGCTCCCGTTCCGGGGTGCTGCTGGAGCGCTCCCAACGCTGGTTGCAGGAGCAAGGTGTGGAAGTGGTGAGTTACCAGGTACGGGACTTCCCGGCCGAAGACTTGCTGCATGCGCGCTTCGACAGCCCGAAGGTGATCGACCTGCTGCAACAGATTGAAAACGCCGATGGCCTGCTGATCGCCACGCCGATCTACAAAGCGTCGTTCTCCGGCGCATTGAAAACCGTGCTGGACCTGCTGCCCGAGCGCGCCCAGGCCCACAAGGTGGTGTTGCCAATGGCCACCGGCGGCAGCATCGCCCACATGCTGGCGGTGGATTACGCGCTCAAGCCGGTGCTGTCGGCGTTGAAAGCCCAGGAAATGCTCCACGGGATTTTCGTCGTAGACAGCCAGATTGCTTACGGCGAAGGCAGCGTCCAGGCGCAGTTGGCACCGGAGCTGGAAGAAAGACTGAATGAATCGCTGGAGCTGTTTTTCAGCGCCATGGCCCGACGGCCCAAGCCGATCGATCCGAACCTGTTGAATGAACGTTTGTTGAGTGCTCGCTGGAGCATTTAA
- a CDS encoding TetR/AcrR family transcriptional regulator, which translates to MTRTATIRKPRARSQARIDSILDAARTLLAAEGVASLSIYSVAERAEIPPSSVYHFFASVPALLEALTADVHAAFRACLQAPIDHDALNGWRDLSRMVEQRMLAIYSEDAAARQLILAQHGLTEVTQADRQHDIELGDLMHKLFDHHFELPRLPTDVDVFALAMELGDRVYARSVQQHGQITPRMAEEGMRVFDAYLGLYLPPYLSKRDA; encoded by the coding sequence ATGACGCGCACCGCCACCATTCGCAAACCCCGCGCCCGCAGCCAGGCCCGGATCGATTCGATACTCGATGCCGCCCGCACACTGCTGGCTGCCGAGGGCGTGGCCAGTCTGTCGATCTATAGCGTCGCCGAACGCGCGGAGATCCCGCCCTCCTCCGTCTACCACTTCTTTGCCAGCGTCCCGGCGCTGCTCGAAGCCCTGACGGCCGACGTCCATGCTGCGTTCCGTGCCTGCCTGCAAGCGCCCATCGACCATGACGCCCTCAACGGCTGGCGCGATCTGTCGCGAATGGTGGAACAACGCATGCTCGCGATCTACAGCGAAGACGCCGCCGCCCGACAGCTCATTCTTGCCCAGCACGGGCTGACCGAAGTCACCCAGGCCGACCGCCAGCACGACATCGAACTCGGCGACCTGATGCACAAACTCTTCGACCACCACTTCGAGCTGCCGAGATTGCCGACGGACGTTGATGTGTTTGCCCTGGCCATGGAACTCGGCGACCGCGTCTATGCGCGCTCGGTGCAACAACACGGACAGATCACCCCACGCATGGCCGAAGAAGGCATGCGGGTATTCGACGCCTATCTGGGTCTGTATTTGCCGCCCTACCTGTCCAAGCGCGACGCATAA
- a CDS encoding peroxiredoxin, translated as MSLRLGDIAPDFEQDSSAGTLRFHEWLGDSWGVLFSHPADFTPVCTTELGFTAKLKDEFAQRGVKAIALSVDPVDSHHKWIEDINETQNTLVNFPILADADRKVSDLYDLIHPNANDTLTVRSLFVIDPNKKVRLTITYPASTGRNFHEILRVIDSLQLTDNYKVATPANWQDGDEVVIVPSLKDEDEIKKRFPKGYRAVKPYLRLTPQPNR; from the coding sequence ATGAGCCTCAGACTGGGCGATATCGCCCCCGACTTTGAACAGGATTCCAGCGCCGGCACCCTCCGTTTCCACGAATGGCTGGGCGATAGCTGGGGCGTGCTGTTTTCCCATCCGGCGGACTTCACCCCGGTATGCACCACCGAGTTGGGCTTCACTGCCAAGCTCAAGGACGAGTTTGCGCAGCGCGGTGTGAAAGCCATTGCCCTGTCCGTGGACCCGGTGGACTCGCACCACAAGTGGATCGAGGACATCAACGAAACACAGAACACCCTCGTCAACTTCCCGATACTTGCCGACGCCGACCGCAAGGTGTCGGACCTTTACGACCTGATCCACCCGAACGCCAACGACACCCTGACCGTGCGTTCGCTGTTCGTGATCGACCCAAACAAAAAGGTTCGGCTGACCATCACCTACCCAGCGAGCACCGGCCGTAACTTCCACGAAATTCTGCGAGTGATCGACTCGCTGCAACTCACCGACAACTACAAGGTGGCCACCCCGGCCAACTGGCAGGACGGTGATGAAGTAGTGATCGTGCCGTCGCTCAAGGACGAAGACGAAATCAAGAAACGCTTTCCCAAGGGCTATCGCGCGGTGAAGCCGTACCTGCGTCTGACGCCACAACCCAACAGATAA
- the ssuB gene encoding aliphatic sulfonates ABC transporter ATP-binding protein → MTAQQPPRLLRGIPLVVRKLQKTFGSRQVLREIDLHIPAGQFVAVVGRSGCGKSTLLRLLAGLDKPTGGELLAGSAPLSEAREDTRLMFQEARLLPWKKVIDNVGLGLKGNWRPQALEALESVGLADRANEWPAALSGGQKQRVALARALIHQPRLLLLDEPLGALDALTRIEMQQLIERLWQKHGFTVLLVTHDVSEAVAIADRVILIEEGEVGLDLHVELPRPRVRGSHRLAALETEVLNRVLALPGEPPAPEPVSPLPTQLRWAQ, encoded by the coding sequence ATGACGGCTCAACAACCTCCACGCCTGCTGCGCGGGATTCCGCTGGTGGTGCGCAAACTGCAAAAAACCTTTGGCTCGCGGCAAGTGCTGCGCGAGATAGATCTGCACATCCCGGCCGGTCAGTTTGTCGCCGTGGTCGGTCGTAGCGGTTGCGGCAAAAGTACCTTGCTGCGCTTGCTCGCCGGTCTCGACAAACCCACGGGCGGTGAATTGCTGGCCGGTTCCGCACCGCTGAGTGAGGCGCGGGAAGACACTCGATTGATGTTCCAGGAAGCACGTTTGCTGCCCTGGAAAAAGGTCATCGACAACGTCGGCCTCGGGCTCAAGGGCAACTGGCGTCCGCAAGCGCTGGAAGCGTTGGAGTCGGTCGGTCTGGCCGACCGCGCCAATGAATGGCCGGCCGCCTTGTCCGGTGGCCAGAAGCAACGTGTGGCCCTGGCCCGCGCGCTGATCCATCAACCGCGGTTGCTGTTGCTGGACGAACCGCTGGGCGCGCTGGATGCACTGACCCGAATTGAAATGCAGCAGCTGATCGAACGGCTCTGGCAGAAGCACGGTTTCACCGTGTTGCTGGTCACCCACGATGTCAGTGAAGCGGTGGCGATTGCCGATCGGGTGATCCTGATCGAAGAGGGCGAAGTCGGCCTCGACCTGCACGTTGAGCTGCCGCGCCCTCGGGTTCGCGGCTCCCATCGGCTGGCGGCGCTGGAAACCGAAGTCCTCAATCGCGTGCTGGCGTTGCCCGGCGAACCGCCGGCACCGGAACCTGTTTCACCATTGCCCACGCAATTGCGTTGGGCTCAATAA
- the ssuC gene encoding aliphatic sulfonate ABC transporter permease SsuC — protein sequence MKKLIHSLAPWALPVLLLAVWQLSVSAGWLSTRILPAPIAVIEAGVSLVRSGEIWTHLAISGWRAALGFAIGGSIGLTLGFITGLSKWGEHLLDSSVQMIRNVPHLALIPLVILWFGIDESAKIFLVALGTLFPIYLNTYHGIRNVDPALVEMSRSYGLSGFSLFRQVILPGALPSILVGVRFALGFMWLTLIVAETISASSGIGYLAMNAREFLQTDVVVLAILLYAVLGKLADLAARGLERVWLRWHPAYQVVKGGAA from the coding sequence ATGAAGAAACTTATCCATAGCCTCGCGCCTTGGGCGTTGCCGGTGTTGCTGCTGGCGGTGTGGCAGTTGTCGGTGTCGGCGGGCTGGTTGTCGACACGGATTCTGCCGGCGCCAATCGCCGTCATCGAAGCCGGCGTCAGCCTGGTGCGCAGCGGTGAAATCTGGACTCACCTGGCGATCAGCGGCTGGCGTGCGGCGCTGGGCTTCGCCATCGGTGGCAGCATCGGTCTGACCCTGGGCTTCATCACCGGCCTGTCGAAATGGGGCGAGCACCTGCTCGACAGTTCGGTGCAGATGATCCGCAACGTGCCGCACCTGGCGCTGATTCCACTGGTGATCCTGTGGTTCGGCATCGATGAGTCGGCGAAGATTTTCCTGGTGGCATTGGGCACGTTGTTCCCGATCTACCTCAACACCTATCACGGCATCCGCAACGTTGATCCGGCGCTGGTGGAAATGTCCCGCAGTTATGGTTTGTCCGGTTTCAGCCTGTTCCGTCAGGTGATTCTGCCGGGGGCGCTGCCTTCGATTCTGGTCGGCGTGCGGTTCGCGCTGGGCTTCATGTGGCTGACGTTGATCGTCGCGGAAACCATTTCCGCCAGCTCCGGCATCGGCTACCTGGCGATGAATGCCCGGGAGTTCCTGCAAACCGACGTGGTGGTACTGGCGATTCTTTTGTACGCCGTGCTCGGCAAACTCGCCGACCTCGCGGCCCGTGGACTTGAACGCGTGTGGTTGCGCTGGCACCCGGCCTATCAGGTTGTTAAAGGAGGTGCGGCATGA
- the ssuD gene encoding FMNH2-dependent alkanesulfonate monooxygenase codes for MSLNIFWFLPTHGDGHYLGTAEGARAVDHGYLQQVAQAADRLGFGGVLIPTGRSCEDSWLVAASLIPVTQRLKFLVALRPGIISPTVAARQAATLDRLSGGRALFNLVTGGDPEELAGDGLFLTHEERYQASVEFTRIWRRVLEGETVDYDGQHISVKGAKLLYPPIQQPRPPLYFGGSSEAAQDLAAEQVEMVLTWGEPPAAVAEKIEQVRAKAAKLGRTVRFGIRLHVIVRETNAEAWQAADRLISHLDDETISRAQASLARFDSVGQQRMAALHGGSRDNLEVSPNLWAGVGLVRGGAGTALVGDGPTVAARVKEYADLGIDTFIFSGYPHLEESYRVAELLFPHLDIERPELPKSAGYVSPFGEMVANDILPKAASQN; via the coding sequence ATGAGCCTCAATATCTTCTGGTTCCTGCCTACCCACGGCGACGGCCATTACCTTGGCACCGCCGAAGGCGCTCGCGCCGTCGACCACGGTTATCTGCAACAAGTCGCGCAAGCGGCGGATCGTCTGGGCTTCGGCGGGGTGCTGATCCCTACCGGTCGCTCTTGCGAAGATTCGTGGCTGGTGGCCGCGTCGCTGATCCCGGTGACCCAGCGTTTGAAATTCCTCGTCGCCCTGCGCCCCGGGATCATTTCCCCGACGGTGGCAGCGCGTCAGGCCGCGACGCTGGATCGCCTGTCCGGCGGCCGTGCGTTGTTCAACCTGGTAACCGGCGGTGATCCGGAAGAATTGGCCGGCGACGGTTTGTTCCTGACTCACGAAGAGCGCTATCAAGCCTCGGTGGAATTCACCCGCATCTGGCGCCGCGTGCTGGAAGGCGAAACCGTCGATTACGACGGTCAGCACATCAGCGTGAAGGGCGCCAAATTGCTCTACCCGCCGATCCAGCAACCGCGTCCGCCGCTGTACTTCGGCGGTTCTTCGGAAGCGGCGCAAGACCTCGCGGCAGAGCAGGTCGAAATGGTCCTGACCTGGGGCGAACCACCGGCCGCCGTTGCCGAGAAGATCGAACAAGTACGCGCTAAAGCCGCAAAGCTCGGTCGTACCGTTCGCTTCGGCATTCGTTTGCATGTGATCGTTCGTGAAACCAATGCCGAAGCCTGGCAAGCGGCGGATCGGTTGATCTCTCATCTGGACGACGAAACCATCTCCCGTGCCCAAGCCTCGCTGGCGCGCTTCGATTCCGTTGGTCAGCAACGCATGGCCGCGCTGCATGGCGGCAGCCGTGACAACCTGGAAGTCAGCCCCAACCTGTGGGCCGGTGTAGGTCTGGTGCGCGGCGGTGCCGGCACAGCGTTGGTGGGCGATGGTCCGACCGTGGCCGCCCGCGTGAAGGAATATGCGGACCTGGGCATCGACACGTTCATCTTCTCCGGTTACCCACACCTGGAAGAGTCGTACCGCGTCGCCGAATTACTGTTCCCGCACCTGGACATCGAACGTCCGGAATTGCCGAAAAGCGCCGGTTACGTCAGCCCGTTTGGTGAGATGGTCGCCAACGACATTCTTCCCAAAGCCGCGTCGCAGAACTGA